The sequence below is a genomic window from Theobroma cacao cultivar B97-61/B2 chromosome 6, Criollo_cocoa_genome_V2, whole genome shotgun sequence.
TTATTTCTGTTAGTGaccttcacattttctttctttctcaatcAAGTCCCTACAATTGATGAGCCtctgcttttcttctttcgtTGCTTTTAATGCAAGAGTACTAGTTCTAGTAAAACGTCTCGTGATTTGTGTAAATTGCTAACTAGCGGCGCATGTTCTCGTTGAAGGGGATTTTTGTATGTTTACAGCCGTCGGTACATGTGATTGTGGTGTGTCTAATTTAATCAGGATTGGGGCGGTTGATGTAGGGCCAGCCACTGTCAACACAGTTATAGAAAACTTGTGTGGGGTAGGGGCTGATCCAACGGTGGTGATTGACTTCATAGTCTGGGGTTGACCCCTTGACCTACTAGTTTCATGGGTTTACACCAACATGATCTATTCCTTTGCTATACAATGCTAGCTATCTCAATGATGGGAAGTTTGAGAACTAAACAAGAAAATGAGGTGTGCATGACAATGCTGGTTTTTGACTGGATGCGAAGCCATGTTTgggttcttttgttttttagtgTAAACATTGTATGAATCGATCAGACAATGTTAGTTCTCTTGACTGATATATTTGTTAGATTCTAATCGATGGTTAGATTTTGTGAaaatcttatatatatatatattatatatatatatatatgtatatacaaaatACAATGACTAACACAAAATTACTAAGAGGACTCTCTTTATGGGCACCTGTGTTTATTTATTCAGAGGCCTAAATGGCAGACATCTGAGACAGTCAAAAGGCAAAGGCAAAGAATGAATAGAGCACATTGCATTTGTGCAATGGCAGGAGTGGTAAGTGAAACAATAAATAGGACATGATTATCCAATTGCAGGTTATTGAGTGCTGGAACATGTATCCTGAGGAAAGGTGATCCCGAAAAGACCAGAAATAGAGATGCATTACTTAAGAGTTTAGGATTGGATGCACTggtcattgaataaaatacttAGATATAAGTATGTTTAATTGATATTTATAAATACTCGTTTATTTAATAAGTCtgaataatttaattactgtgaattatttttcatccaaaaaataataatttatccAAGGAAAGCTTCTTCAGAGAGTAAATGGTGAACGTACGACTGGTTATAAGGAGTAAAAATGGCCCACAGACACATGGATGTAAAAGAGGTCGGAGACAATTAGCAGAATTTATTTCCAAGTTGACAACCCATGCATCCATCCAGCTTCTATTATTTCAATCTTATGGGCCCATAATACCGTATAGCTCATGCTTCAAAGCTTATAGTCAATGGGGTGAAGCTAgtcaaattttattgaaaagtcaaatacaattaaataaaaatttaaaaattttaaaaaattaatatattaaatttaatcaataataaaatattgataatagaaatataaaattataatatgtaaaatataaatagttaaaaacgatatataagattaataatttttttttatataatcaagattgtttaaaaactatatattCAATATANTTTaatagaattttattttaactaaatataaaatgtaaagcatataaaaaaatatactcaagttaatttattcttatataatcaggattaataaaaaaataatacgttaatgaaattttaagtaacaatgtaatattataatttatatttgaggattatataataatttattaatttttaaaaattaaaatcataaaaaataaaatttatgtaacatataaaagaataacatAGCAAGTAGAAGGTAGATACCACATGttacataacaaaaaagaaagaaaaagcataTGGTTAATGGTTtgtagaaatttgaaaaagaatatttatagaaacttataacatatgaacaaatagaataaaaatgaaaaaaataaacaatataaataaaaataataaaaatataaactaaaaaatttaaagttgaaCGAGGTAAgtgaaataattttattatttatattaattattaaataatatattattttgagaGAGCAAGTaatagaatatataaaaaaaattaaaaatttttatatgttatgaaaaaaattttaaaagttttggaAGGACCTTGGCCCCTCATCACATAAGGAAGCTCTGCCCCTGCTTATAGCCTAGCAAATATAGTTtcacaaattaaaaaagttttggCTAAAGTTAAAGGTAAGGATCTAATTCATTGTCTCAAACTTTATGTTTGAATACAAATGAAGATTATCATGGGTATTATGTGATATCCACATAACTAAACCAATAGCCACCCTTACCATGACTAATTTTAGATTTgccaatttgatttttttggaGCGAGTTGTCCAATTCCCAAACTAATGAATTCAATCTGAATTATGTCCAAAGCTTAAGGACCCAAGtgaaaattaccatttttttaGTActcattttatttcaaattaagtatttatatttaaatttgtaccaaaattaagaaaaacacTATGACTTTAgcattgttaatttttatttttattttataaatttgtaAACTATTTCTGGTAAAAACAGAAagataaattataattttttacataaaaaatataaaaataagaatttgtAAGtgtttaaaaggaaaaactgaacataattttaaaatgatgaaaaaaatgaacattgaatttgaaatgaaaaaaaaaaaaaccagttTAGGTCCAATTTCAATTAAAGATTGGGGTAAACTCGGAATAAGCTAACAAGGGCAGCCAAACAGTGGGCTTGTAACACGATGAACATAAAGCCCAAGATCTAGAGACGAGAAGcagaaaaagcaaaagagtGGAAGCGGAGACAGCGAGGCAAGAAAGAGAGCAGAAAAATGGGAGGAGGAATGGAGGCAAACAAAAACAGGTTCATTGAAGATTGGAGCTCTGCAAGAGAGAATCTCGAGCACAACTTCCGCTGGACTCGCCGCAACTTTGCTCTCGTTGGCTTATTCGGCATCGCCATCCCCGTCCTGGTCTATAAGGGCATTGTTCGAGAATTTGTAATCTCTTTTTATCTCTCTTCAAATTTATGCGTGCATCATTTAACGAGTTGGCTTTGATTTCCTTCTATCTAGTTTTCATTGCATCTTCAAGCGGTTGAAATGGGGTTTTTGgattttgtttgattgatCGATTTTAGGGTGCACAATCACAATACTTGTCGAGATTGACTGACTGACTAACTGCGAGTATTTGTCGTTTCCGGATTCATGTTTTTTAGGTTGTGATTGATTTTCCTTTAGGGTTTAGTAGTTTGAAAAttgctttaaaatttcaatttttgtcGAACTGAATTATTAGATGGAGCGAAGTTCATGGGTTGCCTCTATTTCGGTCACTCCTCAAATGATTTTCATGGGCTAAAAGTTTGGGTCGGATGATTGCTTTAGTATCATAAAAGTGCTGCTATTATGTTTCTTTCTCCTCGTGCTAATCCATAATTTGTAACATgttcacattttctttttatgttcaCTTGTGCTTTTCTTTAACACCTGTAAAAGACAGAacgtaaaaaattttattctattagtGCTTGTAAAAGTCAGTAGTCTTCCTGTGAAAGATATAACAATGGAAGCATCAGTAGTTTTGTCGTGAAAGATATAACAATGGAAACTAAGGCAAATTATTCTCTGGTGTCCGTTGGTTATCTGTAGAACAGGTTAAAAGTTGAgcacaaaaggaaaagatgatACAAATTTTCCAAAGCAGTTCTTGGTGCATAAAATTGTGGTGTTTTAGTGGATGGGAGGGTACAAGAGTGTAGAGTGAAAGAGAGAAATGTTTTGCTCTACTTTGGTAGGGAGATTTTCTAAAATTGCAAGTAGAGGGTAGGTGAACCAAACCCCCTTGAAAACTGAACTTTAAATTCCCTTAAATTGAGAGgatttattttaatgataTTAGCTTCTGATTCCCCTTTTATccattaatttcaaaattaggGACTATTTGTATTAGCATATTCTAGTTTTCAATGCTCTCCACTGCTCCCCCAAACAAGGAAAAGGatctttttttactttactctCCTCACTTTTCCACCTGGTTGCTTTACTCATTTTTACCGCCCAACTTCCAAGCACACTAAAGGATGAGGTCCATTCTGAGTCATGTCAAGATCTCATTGTAGTTGCTTTTGGATTGAACTTTTGTGCTCATTAACCATATGCTTTCTAGGCACCCTATCTAAGTAcctgaaataaaaattaatggtAGCTAgttttcatcctccatgaatAAATAATGTCTCAAGTTACATCATTCAGCTCACAAGAAATAGGTAGAGAGTATACATGTGAAATTAGTAAACTATTGTTGTATTTAGTTCTTATTCAATATGTGAACAATAAGTGTTGAGTAGCTAGTAACTTGGGGGGAGGGGAGAGAAGAGTATGATATCTAGgttcttcaatttttaaagGTCAAATTGATCCACTTATTGCATATTCTTGTTTTACTGtgaatattatttattttttaaaatcatgcTCACTTAGAGTATTGGATGCCTATAGAATTAGTAGTTGCTGTGACTTGTTATATTACCTAGTTCTATCAAGGTTTAAGACtcatatttttaccaaatGAAGTTTTATGTGAAGTAGATGTTCAATGTCTTGATTAAGCGTCAGTTACGTCAAATGAATGGTTCAACAGTTGCTACCTAGGAGTGGTCAATTAACTTGCGTCTTCTTCTTGATTGGATAACTTGTTACATTTCATGGAAGTGGAGGTGCCTCTAGGGTTTTAACCTGATTAGATTTTGTATTCTCAGTTACTGTTAACTTCCCTGCCTACTCTTCCCCTATGTTACACAAACTCTTCATTTCACCCTAACATACCTTGTGCACTACTTCTTAGACATTGGTAGATCCTTCTAAAATAAATGTAGACAATTACCAAAAACATGACATCTATGTTCAAAACGGGATCCTGAATCCATACAACCTCTCTCTTCTCCCAATTTAAGATACTTATTTCTATGTCTATTAGCTTAGTTCTTAGTTGCTTACCATTCAGGATTGGTTTCATGATCACATTGGAAATGTGGCTTTGAGAAATGCTGAAATAGTTGCCCTTAATAATATTTCTCATATTGCATTTTATTGTTTGTGGTATTCCATGAAGATATTTTTTGTACAAGTAAATCACATCTGTGTCTCTAGAGTTTGGATCACATACCATTTTGGTCCTTGtagtttaaaaattaacttgTTAGTCCTTATGCTTCcaattttataaatgaaacGGTCTTTCTGTCAATGTTATTATTAAGTCTGGCATTATATGCCAGCTGGCCACTTGTGTTTGCCGTGTGTCAAATTTAACGAAAATACTGACTAAAAGATCTTTTTGTTATAACGTTGGAAGTATAAAAATTAGCAATTTAAAAATGTGGGGATCAATGGTATGCATCTCAAGCTTTAACAACCCTGGAtataatttattctttttgtacTTATACCAAGTTACATTTTATCAAATACttactttattttgtttttctgttaTCTATGTTTTCTGTTCGTTGTTTTATTATGCTCTAAAAGGCAATGTTGCTGCTATAcaatttcttgctttttattttttatttttttggtaccTTTGACAAGTCTAGGGGAGGATATGAGGAACTAGGGCAAGTTTGATATGTTATTTGCTATGGGGTTTCAAAGATCACTTATTGAAATCTCTTAGCTGCGTAGGAAATTAAGTTTAGAGGAGTGTACTTGTTCATGGACCATATAGAAATGTAGACTCATAATCTTCTTTTGACCATTAAAtgcaattttttcttttattcttgtgATTTTCTTCAGCTCTTCTGTAAGtcgtttattattattattctggGATTGTGTTGCAagattttgtttgatttttgtcTTGAattgttcttttatttatgaattgttAAATTGTCTTTTCCTTGTTTGTATTCCATAGTGATTTACCTAACGATTTAGTGATTCTGGCAACAGCATATGCAGGATGAAGATGCAGGTAGGCCATACAGGAAGTTCTTGTGAGTGTCTCACTGCGATGCTTGATAATAAATGTCGACGAGTAAAAACTGGGTGTTCTCTTGGACAACAAACTGTGATATTTCCCCAGTTTTGGAACTTGTCATTTTGTTCATCTTGATCATATGTTATGTTGTTTCTTGTAACTTTCTGGTTTTACTTTGAATAATTCGTGCATATTACTAGTTTGGGTTTTTTGATACACTTTTCAATCTTGctatttttacaaatttaacTAATATGTGGGTTATTGCGGGTATTAGAACAAAAGCCGAGCTGTTATGTCTGCACAGGTAGCAGTTGGACAGGTTGATTGTTTGTATAGGTTCAGTTACTTCAAGTCAAGGTAAATTGGTTTGGattgttgaatatttttaaataatttttgcaaatttaatttggttttggtaatttttatataaatttatattatactatttgttatttttcaattaaattaaaattcataataagaaaataatacatCTTAAGTTAAGTTTCGAGTCAGAGTTTGAGTTAAGTCGGGTTTAGGTGATTTATTGGATGAGTCGAGTCGGTTTTGGATCGAATATTTTTGAGTCACGGGTCCTGTTGAGTTTTATGATGTATAGGTCGGGTTTTTTTTAGTTCGAGTTGCTTCATTTATCGAGTCATTCGGATTCGACTCGTTTTAAATTAAGTGGGGTTGGGTTAGTACACATATTGGGCCATTATGGATTggtctttttctcttttaatatgtttattagttttgtttttcttaccTTGAGATAATATTgttaaaagttttgaaaatatacATTATAAAGTTAAGTTATCATACtgatttcataatatttttcattatttcttaTGATTAAAACctctaattattaataatattaaaaatgaaaaaataaaattttatatttttaatagaaaGTTATTatatgaaaagattttttgtttttcacaataataaaatattaaattcaattaataaatgcaaaaaaaaaaaaatttgtctgAGTAAATGAAATAGATAGTTgtcttttagattttttttatgatattaattacttttatgcatataaattacatttttacctttttaacaTGATCAGATCATAAGGGACTAAACCTTTGAGAATAATGTGAGTATAAGAaacttaaattataaaaggTTGTTTCAATATGAAATTAGTTAAGGGAATTAACCAAAAAGGTACCAATAAAATATAGTACCAAAACTTAAATATGGATTGACACATGTTGGGCCACTGCCTTCTGATTCTCACTTGTGGAGGGaagaaaaaaccaagaaattcaaattccaCAAGGTTGCCTTCCACGTGCCAAGTATAAAGAACACAAACATGCATccccaaaaaacaaaaacatctTCTCAATTGATTCACGTGAATAGCTGTATAAAGATGACAACAAAGAAATTGACACAGGCCTCATCAATCATCTAACGCTAAAGAAGGGAAGGCGACAAAATTTACCAGTTGAACACCTGAATGTTACATCCATTTCCTAAAATGAGCAAAGATTTAGACCTCAGTGGTTGTTGCTTCCCTGCTGTCCACTTCCTCTGCTTCCAGCTCCTTAACTGCCTTTATAAGACCTTGCGTGATTCCATTAAGATACAACCCATTCTCTTTCATTTCATCCAGTAGCTTCTCAGCTGTTTGCCAATCTAAAGCCTTTAAGCAAAGAGACTGGATCAATTTATTGTATTCATCCACATTAGGTTGGACCCCAAAATCCTTCATCTCAGCCAACAGCTTCAAAGCCTTGTCGAACTCTTCAATTTTGCAATATCCACGAATTAGAGTGTGATAAGTCACAGGGCTCAGCTTCATATGCTTTTTCTTGGCTTCTGATAAAACTTCACAAGCCTCATCCATCTGGCCACCATTTGCATAACCACTCATCACAACAGTGTATGTGTAAACATCAGGTTTCAACCCCCTATCCTCCATCAGTTTTATCATCTCCTTCGCTTTGTCCATATCTCCAGCCTTAGAATAGCCATTGACCACCGAATTAAATACTGCATTTCCAGGAGGTGGGCCATCTGCGATCATTTTCAGAAGCAATGTTTTTGCTTCATCAAGATTCCTCATCCTACACAGACCACGAACAACAGATGAAAACGGCTTGATTGCATATTTCCTTGCTTCTCCAGAGAATCCATCCAACATCTCCAAAGCTAAATTCACTGTTTCATCCTTCTTACAGAGTGAACTGATCAAGAAATTAACAGAAGACCGAGGCAGCTGCTTGTTTTTCTCCTTGGCCAACAAATAAACAGTGTGAGCATTCTCAGCCTTACCGCCTCTACAAAACCAAGATATTATCTTTCCCACTTGCTCACCATCTGGCAAGCTCTCCCCATCAAGCATCCTTTCACATACAGACCAAGCCCAATCATAAATCGACCGCCGACACAGAGCTTCGATAGTGAAATAATAAGTAACCATGTTCGGGACACATCCAAAATCCCCAAATTTGTTGAACACCTCCATAGCTGCCTTTCCTTTACCCAACTTCGAAAACAAAGCAATCAACTCATTAAGAACATTCACAGTCAAAACCCCATTCTCTTTGTCCCCAATGTCCTTAACCAAATCCCATAAATCATAAGCATCCTTCTTCCTAAGATCACTACAAATACCCTTAACGAGTGAGTCAACAACAGAAGTAGTCACTTTACACCCTGGTTTCTTCATTACCCATTTGAAAAACCTAATCAAATTTTCACCCGATATAAATGGAGTCTGAAGAACTTTGACAACAAAATCTTCATTCAAATCCAAAGCCATAACATCGAGACTTGATTCCAAAGACCCATCAACTCTACTTTGCAACAAAGACAACACATTTTCTAACTTGTTCCCGTCAATCTCATAAACTTGGATATCTTCTTCTATGTCATTTCGGTCATCCCCAGAGACAGAACTGTCCATCTGGGTCTCATCACCAACAGAACCCTCAAAAGAGGGAACTTCCACGGCATTAGTCTCAATCGCAGGGGCAAAACCGTCCAGCTGGGAATTCCCATTTTCTGCGAATCCCCGAGATGAATCATCACTTGGATTTGCAGAGAAATTAGAGAGGAAACGAGGGGTTTGAGAGAGTAAGGTTTTTGGGAGATAATGGTAATGTTTTTGAGTTTCAGAGAGAACCTGATTGATGTTGGCTGCACAGAAGATCCGTGCCACCACCTGCCTGGACCTTCCTGCCATTGATCTCCACATTTCTTCTGGTTGTAGGAACTTCGAAGCTATGTAAATGTGCAAAACCCTAATCCCTAATCTTTGAGAggtttttgcttttgcttttgttttctttttttttttttttcagtggATCGAATTACCCGAATTCCAGGTCTTGAAGAATGGGTTATGCAACATCTGATTAGGGCCCATGTTATAACtaataaaactatttttaaaaaataaaaaaattattaaatgggtttttttttttggaaaaatggGCTAATATTATCAATAACCAGCAATATACTAATCATAATGactctaattttatcaattagcttgaaaaataaaaaaattattttgagggtcactaaaaatatataataaataaaattatatttaaagaagtataataattttattttattaatttttgtgtATATCTTTGTTACgtaaattttgtaatataCATTATAGAACGCATTGGTTACTCTgaataaaaatgatatattgttaaaattttaagtatcAATGTAACATtgtaatttatatttgataattatataataatttat
It includes:
- the LOC18596917 gene encoding uncharacterized protein LOC18596917, whose protein sequence is MGGGMEANKNRFIEDWSSARENLEHNFRWTRRNFALVGLFGIAIPVLVYKGIVREFHMQDEDAGRPYRKFL
- the LOC18596918 gene encoding pentatricopeptide repeat-containing protein At3g02650, mitochondrial — encoded protein: MWRSMAGRSRQVVARIFCAANINQVLSETQKHYHYLPKTLLSQTPRFLSNFSANPSDDSSRGFAENGNSQLDGFAPAIETNAVEVPSFEGSVGDETQMDSSVSGDDRNDIEEDIQVYEIDGNKLENVLSLLQSRVDGSLESSLDVMALDLNEDFVVKVLQTPFISGENLIRFFKWVMKKPGCKVTTSVVDSLVKGICSDLRKKDAYDLWDLVKDIGDKENGVLTVNVLNELIALFSKLGKGKAAMEVFNKFGDFGCVPNMVTYYFTIEALCRRSIYDWAWSVCERMLDGESLPDGEQVGKIISWFCRGGKAENAHTVYLLAKEKNKQLPRSSVNFLISSLCKKDETVNLALEMLDGFSGEARKYAIKPFSSVVRGLCRMRNLDEAKTLLLKMIADGPPPGNAVFNSVVNGYSKAGDMDKAKEMIKLMEDRGLKPDVYTYTVVMSGYANGGQMDEACEVLSEAKKKHMKLSPVTYHTLIRGYCKIEEFDKALKLLAEMKDFGVQPNVDEYNKLIQSLCLKALDWQTAEKLLDEMKENGLYLNGITQGLIKAVKELEAEEVDSREATTTEV